CAACTGGTCAAAGATTCTTGAATGCCGCGCTCATAATAGGTTTTAGCGGCTTCAGGCATCTTCCATCCTTTCCAAGCGGCCTCAGCTAAAATGAAATTTACTTCTGAAGCCGAAAGTAGTCTTGCCTTTAATAAACCTCCTTTTGCCGAGCGGTAGCTATCATTTAGGTAAGAAACATGTGGATTGATTGAAGTCTGCCCTGGAGTCGGATTAAGGTTGTAAGCCGAGGGATTTTTAGAAACACTTGGAGGCAATCCGACATATTCTTTGTCTGTATCTACAGGTACCCCTTTGACGATGTCAGGCGACACAATACGAACACCGTTGACGATCTTATCGGTACCTACGGGCTCGCTACTGCGGATCTCAATGGGGATATCAATTTTTCTTGCCCAAACCGATAAACGAGGATCGCCAAGCTCCTGTAGTCGGTCGACCAATGTTGCACACATTTTCATCCGCCTAAAATTACTGCCGCTGGCATCATACAACGTATTGGAAGGCCAGGAATCATTCGCATTATTTCCAACAAAATCCATGAGCACGTCATCTGTCGAACTGTTAATTAATGGAAATTTCTCGGTATTGGCAAGCATACTTTCAATACCCTGTTTGGCAAAAGCAGGAGACTTTTCCGAAAGACGCATATAATACCGCAAAGCTAATGAGTTGGCAAATCGTCGCCATTTTGAAGCCTTACCTCCAAAATACACATCCGCATTGGCTAGTACCTCATACGAGGCATCTGGCCGCGATAGGATTTCATTAGCTTGTAGCAATTCGTCGATTATACCGCTGTAAATAACCTCCTGACCATCATATTTCGGAAAATTATATACTGCATCTCCGAGTTCCGCCTTTAACGCATCGGTATAAGGCGCATCCCCCCACAGATCACTCACCAATCCAAATAAATAGGCGCGCATCACCAACGAAACTCCTTTATGGAAATCCAGCCCTAATTTCTCCGCCCGTCTGCGCATAAGCTCATTGTCCCGTAAAAATCCGTAATAAGCATCCCAGCTCAAAATTCCCCCAGTCCATTCATAATCATTATGTGAATTGAACCAGGCATCTAATTGCGTATGCTGCATCACTCCGCCAAGATCTGAGAAACTGAGTTCATTGTATTTCTTTGCCGCCCCGGTTAATATTGTTGGCAGCAAAAGATTGGGATTTGCATCCTCTTCACTTACCCCGTTCGGATTAATATTAAGCTCGGTCAGATCTTTACAAGCTGACATATTCCATACGATCCCAAGGCCCACTATCGCCATGGTGAAGCGCTTCAACTGATTTTTCATTTATGTCGTGTATTAAAATGTCACATTTACTTTAAATCCAACAGGCATGGACCAAGGGGTAACGTTATAGCGTTCAATCCCCTGCTTGAATCCAATACCAGTTTCCGGCTGAAAGGCCATTTCCGGATCTATACCCACTTTCGCTTTGGTCCATAAAATCAGGTTACGGGTATAAACACCAACACTGCCATTTTCGATCCCAACACGTTTCAGCCATTTTCCCGATAAATCATAGCTAAAGGACAGTTCCCGAAGCTTAATAAAAGAGGCATCAAATGTTGCAGCGTTCATAAAATCCCAAGGATAATTGTCCGAATAAGCGATATATTTTGTTCCCTCGCCGCCCAGATTTTCTGTATACCCTATTACATTGCCTTTCGTATCATATTGCGCGATAACACCGGGATTAAACACCCCAAAATTTCCGACTAAGCCTCCTACGCTGATTGGATAACCACCATACTCTTCACCAGGTCCACCAACAATCGGATAGCGGTTGCCTTGGACACGGACAAGATCATTATCAACCAAGTAGTTCCGCAACGTTTCGCCCGTCATACCATTAGGATTGATCATCTGGTCAAGAAAGCGTTGCGTCGTCAAGTTAGATTCGAAATAGCGATAGGTCTGGGACATGAACTTTCCTCCAAAACGCATATCTGCGGCGATATTCATCGTCCATTTTTTATAGCGAAGACTTGACTGCAGGCCCATGGTGAAATCCGGATTGAAATTCCCGATTTTATTGCGGCTATTGTTTATCCTTACCGCCTGCCACGAACCATTTTTATTAAGAATAGGAAACCCGTAATAAGGTGATGACTGATCCTCCACGGTCACTAACTTAGAATCGTATAGATCCCCGATCTCTTCCCCCACGTAGGTACGTGCGCCCCCCCGGCCGTCGGTCCAAAACGTATAAAATTCTACTCCCTCAGAGAGTTTGTCGATACGAGTACGATTGCGGTGCCAATTGACACCAATATCCCATGTCCAATTTTCCTTGGCAATAGGCCGGCCAGATACGGCCAGTTCAAGACCTCGGCTGCTCAACAGACCGGCATTGATATTTTTGGAGTTAAAGCCGCTTGAACCGGGAAGGGTTGTTGAAATAATTTGGTTTTTGTTTTCCAGTTTATAATAGGTTCCTTCAAACTTCAGTCGATTATTCCACATGGCTAGATCCAGGCCAAACTCGTAAGATGTTGCAATTTCCGGCTTCAGATTAGGAACCAGAAGTGACCCCGAACGCGTTAGCCGTAATACGTCACCCCAGCTACCAGGGTTGCTCAAGACGTTGGAAAGATTGTAGGGATACGTATCATTTCCAACACGTGCAATACCTGCTCTCAATTTTGCTAAATTGATTGTTTTCGGTAAAGAAAACACTTGGTTGGCCAGTACACTCAAGGAGGCCGAAGGATAGAAATAGGACCGATTGTTTACAGGTAGGGTACTGGACCAGTCGTTGCGCCCGGTTACATCGAGGTAAACCATATCCTGATAACTTAGATTGATCAGTCCATAAACACTGTTTATGGCCCTTTCAGAAATTGTGCTGTAAAAATCCAGATTGAGTGGACTGATATTCGCCAATGTATAGAGCCCCGGTGTGATGAGTCCAGCGCCATCTTTTGAGGTGTTTTGCACCGATTTTCCCCGGTTATAGCGCAGATTTCCGCCCAATGAGCCTGTAACCTGAAAAGCATCCAATTTTTTGGTGTAAGTTGTCAGAAAGTCGATATTCTGCTCCATATTCATTAAATTGACAATACCATAGGCCCCTCTCGGTTCGTTGGCGTAGCTGTAAGGGATTTTCGTTTCCCTATTTTCCCAGTAAATATCCGTTGCATACCTGAGCATTGCAGTCCAGTCTTTTTTGATAGTCCAATCCAACCTCAGATTACCAAAGATCCGGTCTCTCGTAAACGCATTGTTCACCCCATAAGCAAGAAAATAGGGATTGTTGTGGTTACCGATAGACTGCGAGCGCTGTTGAATCTGTTCCTGTCCCGGCAGCCAATAATCCTGCAAATCTAGTATATTGATATGTGGAGCAACTTCATAGGCCGCTTGCATCGGATTGGTTCCTCGGTTTCCTGCGGGCCTATTGTTGGAGTTATTTCTACTGGCATCCAATGCGAGTCCCAAAGTCAGGCTGTTGCGAAGGCGCATGGTTGAATTAACATTCAAGGTATTTCTGAACAGGTCCGAATTGGGGATAATTCCTTTATTGGTCATATTGGAGTAAGAGAAACGATAGTCCAGTTTTTCACTCCTGTTGCTCAAGGAAATCCCGTTGGTACTCGTAATCCCTGTTTGAACAAAGTTTTTGATATTATCAGGATATGCTTTTAATTCGGTCGGGATCGGCTTTCCATTTTCATCAAGGGGGCTATTCCATTGCACAGCTTTATAACCCTTATCCAGCGCTGGTCCGACCATCACACTCGACTCTTCCTCGATCACCAAATTACCAGGCAGATCACCGGGTCTCCACGGTAAAGTACCACTGGCAAATTTGTTGTGCAATTCAATAAATTTATAGGGAATATCAAATACCGTATTACTTGTAACGGCAATTGTCATCTTCTCTGCATTTTTGCCACTTTTGGTCGTGATCAGCACCACGCCATTCCCTGCGCGTGAGCCGTAAAGCGCGGCTGCGCTAGGTCCTTTCAAGATCGAAATATTGTCGATATCTTCGGGATTGATATTGGCAATTGCATTACCATAATCGACTTTATTATCATCACCGATCTGACCGATATTATTTAAACTGTTCATCAAGGGTACACCATCCACTACAAACAGCGGCTGGTTGTCTGTACTGAGCGATGACGCTCCACGAATCACCATATTCACGCTTGAGCCAGTGGGCCCGGTCGCGCTAATTGATACGCCGGGCACTTTCCCTGCCATACCAACCAAAAAATTATCGTTATTGACGCGATTGATGTCCTCACCTTTGATTTTACC
The genomic region above belongs to Sphingobacterium zeae and contains:
- a CDS encoding SusC/RagA family TonB-linked outer membrane protein, whose protein sequence is MYKIIKLTGLATKLALCSLVSCAVVDSQARVLDRGSAAHWDTITIHLLNGNAAQAIAQLSKETGQAIGYDRKMLQLERISIAQKTFQHASFEEVLAYILNGTNIQSKRVSGGVVLVKNGNKQELYDLKLQLVDRTKQPIRGASVRIPLTGESALSNADGEVTIKLAAGVYNVLISHIGYELKELTGLKLDAGAAAVRQVILKEDDNELDEVVVTALGIKRQDRSLGYSVGKIKGEDINRVNNDNFLVGMAGKVPGVSISATGPTGSSVNMVIRGASSLSTDNQPLFVVDGVPLMNSLNNIGQIGDDNKVDYGNAIANINPEDIDNISILKGPSAAALYGSRAGNGVVLITTKSGKNAEKMTIAVTSNTVFDIPYKFIELHNKFASGTLPWRPGDLPGNLVIEEESSVMVGPALDKGYKAVQWNSPLDENGKPIPTELKAYPDNIKNFVQTGITSTNGISLSNRSEKLDYRFSYSNMTNKGIIPNSDLFRNTLNVNSTMRLRNSLTLGLALDASRNNSNNRPAGNRGTNPMQAAYEVAPHINILDLQDYWLPGQEQIQQRSQSIGNHNNPYFLAYGVNNAFTRDRIFGNLRLDWTIKKDWTAMLRYATDIYWENRETKIPYSYANEPRGAYGIVNLMNMEQNIDFLTTYTKKLDAFQVTGSLGGNLRYNRGKSVQNTSKDGAGLITPGLYTLANISPLNLDFYSTISERAINSVYGLINLSYQDMVYLDVTGRNDWSSTLPVNNRSYFYPSASLSVLANQVFSLPKTINLAKLRAGIARVGNDTYPYNLSNVLSNPGSWGDVLRLTRSGSLLVPNLKPEIATSYEFGLDLAMWNNRLKFEGTYYKLENKNQIISTTLPGSSGFNSKNINAGLLSSRGLELAVSGRPIAKENWTWDIGVNWHRNRTRIDKLSEGVEFYTFWTDGRGGARTYVGEEIGDLYDSKLVTVEDQSSPYYGFPILNKNGSWQAVRINNSRNKIGNFNPDFTMGLQSSLRYKKWTMNIAADMRFGGKFMSQTYRYFESNLTTQRFLDQMINPNGMTGETLRNYLVDNDLVRVQGNRYPIVGGPGEEYGGYPISVGGLVGNFGVFNPGVIAQYDTKGNVIGYTENLGGEGTKYIAYSDNYPWDFMNAATFDASFIKLRELSFSYDLSGKWLKRVGIENGSVGVYTRNLILWTKAKVGIDPEMAFQPETGIGFKQGIERYNVTPWSMPVGFKVNVTF
- a CDS encoding SusD/RagB family nutrient-binding outer membrane lipoprotein, with amino-acid sequence MKNQLKRFTMAIVGLGIVWNMSACKDLTELNINPNGVSEEDANPNLLLPTILTGAAKKYNELSFSDLGGVMQHTQLDAWFNSHNDYEWTGGILSWDAYYGFLRDNELMRRRAEKLGLDFHKGVSLVMRAYLFGLVSDLWGDAPYTDALKAELGDAVYNFPKYDGQEVIYSGIIDELLQANEILSRPDASYEVLANADVYFGGKASKWRRFANSLALRYYMRLSEKSPAFAKQGIESMLANTEKFPLINSSTDDVLMDFVGNNANDSWPSNTLYDASGSNFRRMKMCATLVDRLQELGDPRLSVWARKIDIPIEIRSSEPVGTDKIVNGVRIVSPDIVKGVPVDTDKEYVGLPPSVSKNPSAYNLNPTPGQTSINPHVSYLNDSYRSAKGGLLKARLLSASEVNFILAEAAWKGWKMPEAAKTYYERGIQESLTSWGKAAEYSNYIRQKGVVFENSQAQIIEQKWIASWSTAAQSWFDYRRTGYPALKAGPAAIRTQLPVRVPYMQTEMSVNQKNAEEALKRIEKTAYSHADNENSAWSKPWLLQGTNKPW